The genomic interval ATGATTTTTGAATTTTTTTATAAAATTATTTATATCATAATCAAAAAAAATTAAATTGTATTCAACTTAAATCTTATTTGGATATATAATATAAAAAATATGTGATATTATGAAATATAAAAAGGTGATGCTCGTAACGTTGATGTTACTTGCAATTCTAACGGTAGGTGCTGTTAGTGCGGCAGACCTAACAGTTAACGAAACACAAGATCCTGTCGGATTGAGTGTTGATGATGAAAGCATCATTGCTGAAGATAACCTCCTTGGTGATGATGATATAAATGAAAAGGAAGACATTAATTTAAGTTCAAACGTGATTCCTGAAAATTATGTAAAAGATTTGGACTACGATAATGATGGTGTTGATTTTCGTATAGCCCCTGAATTTAGCGGCTTCGTAACCGTAACAGCAAATGATACCACCATTTATTCTGAATATTGTTACAATACTGCTTACGGTATTTATTTTAGCAGTTTAGATTACGGAGAGTATAACTGGAAAATTAATATAAATGATGACAGCGGCAGATATAATCCATTTACAATGAACGGAACAATAAACATCGTCCCAGTTTCCATTAAAATTCCAGAACATGTGACTTTTGGAAATCTGGATTACATTTCAGTAATATATTCCCGTTATGCCAGAGGAACAATAACAGTTTTAATTGACGATGAAAAATACTTTGAAGGAGAATTATATGATGGTGAGGATGAAAGCGTGAAACATATTAGTTTAACTGGACTTTCCTTTGATAATCATACATGTAAAGTAATATACTCCGGATACAAAGAATTCAAACCATTAACAGTTAGTCAAACATTTGATGTTGATTATTCCTTAATGTATTATATAACTGAAGATGAAATTCAATATGGAAATAATGCAACATTGGAAATTTACTTGCCGAAAGATGCAAAAGGAAATGTTACAGTTAACGTGAACGGCAAGCAATTCACTGCAAAAGCTGACAAAAAATATCTTAATGGAAACACAATATGTCTTGATTTAGACATATCCAATTTTAACCTGGGCGAAAACAATTTCACCATTACATATAACGGCGATGAAAAATACTATTCAAAAACAGTCAATGCAACAGTGAATACAATTGCAAAAATTCAATACGAACAGAAAATGGCATATTCAGATGCTTGCATTTCATTAAGGCTTCCTGATGATGCAAAAGGTCGTTTAGTTGTAAAAATTGATGATGAAGATTTCGCAAACGTTTTCGGAAAAAATGGAGTGTTTAATATTTCCTTAAGCAATTTGGCTTTGGGAGACTATTCCCTTGAAGCGTCATATGACGGAGAGGATTATGAAGTTGAATCAGTTTCCGACTACATCAAAATCATTCCAAAATTCACATATCCTAAAATAGTCGGATTTTATGAAGGTGCTTTAATTACTGTTGAAGTTCCTGAAGGAATTGAAGGCACATTTAAAATTTATGAATTTGACCCTTATGACTGGGAAATGGAAAGAGTAACAGAAATAAATTCTACAGAAGTAATTGGAGGCAAAGCATCCCTCATTTTAAATAAATTCCACAGAGTATCATATGAATATGACGATGGAAACTTTAACATTTTCAATTTGGAATTTAAAAATGATAAATATGAATATCAACAAAAATATTATCCCTCAATGAGATACTACCCTCGAGACAGTGATTTTAACATTAAAGTACCCTCCACAGTCAAAGCATCCGACTCTTTAAGATGCTATGTTGAAGATAGCTTTGGAAGAACATATGAGGTATATATCGACGGAATTTATCTTAAAAACGTATTCAATAGAATATATGAAGAAGACGACTTTGAGGACGATTACATAACTATTGAATTAAATAACTTAGATTACGGAAAACACAAAATTGAATTCAGATATATAGATGCTGACGGATATTACATTCCAATCAACAAAACATACTATTTCAATATATCATATATCACAATCGACATTCCGCAAGAAATAATATCTGATGAACTTATCAAGGTTGAATTTGATGAAAGCGTAACCGGTACTTTGACATTATACATCAATGGAAGTGAATATGCATCCAAATTTATCAACGGCTCAAAAATTGACGAATATTACTTCTATGTTGATGATTTGGCCTATGGCAGTTATGAGTTTGAAGTTGTCTATTCAGGTGATGCAACCCATGCAAAAGTAACTAAAAAGGCCACAGTTGATGTTACCTACCCAATTGAGATTATGCATTTAGAGAATAACGATCAGGCATTATCTGGTCTTGATTTGGATTTAACCGCTTCATTACCTAGAAACGTTAATGGAACCGTAAGTATTACAGTCAATGGTAAAAAATACAGCGCAAAAGCACGTGACTACACTGAATTTAAGATAAGCAATATCAAATATGGTTTAAATGAAATCATTCTTGCATATGATGGCGATGAAATCTACCCTGCAAAAACCAAGACCTATACGATTTATGGTTATCTTATGCCAATATTGGAAAATGATACTCTGATTTTAAACATGCCTGCTGATGCAACAGGAAATATGGTCGTCAGAATTGACGGAGCGGAATACAAGACAGTACCCGTTACAAACGGCAAGGCAACCTTGAAATTGAATGATTTGGATGTCGGCAGATATTATATTGAAGCAACATATGATAGTGAAGACTACAATGTAAATGGATTTGACGACATGTATAATGCATTCAACATCAGTCTACCGGAATATATCTGGATTGAGGAAGGTGCCATTATAAGGGTCGAACTTCCAAAGGACTGCAATGGAGAATTAATTATAAATGATGTTGTTGAAGAGGAAGATGAGTGGGGAGACTATAGAACTACATATAAAGAAGTCAACAGAACAAATATTACCAATGGAGTTGGAAGTGTCAAATTAACTACTTTTGACGGCATTACTGATGAGGATAATTATGACTGGACGTTTAACTACTACCAAATCGTGATTAACATCGACGGCAAAGATGCAATAAATCTCAATTACAAACCTATCGTGATGAAAGACAACCCTGATTTTGAATTAAAAGTCTATACAGAAGATAACATCCTAAAATATGATGTTTTAACTGTGGATACCAATTTAGATGATGGAATCAACTATATTGAAGTTTATCTTGATGGAGAGTATTACAGAAGATACTCTGAGAATATGTTCTCACTATATGGCAAAGATTTAGATTACGGAAGCCATGTCATTGAGATAAGATGGCCAGGTACTGAATATTACACAAGCAAAACCGGATCCGCATCATTTAATGTAACCTACCTCACTGTGAATGCTCCAAGTGAAGCAGTTATCGGTGAATACTACTGCATTGACGGAAGTTCACTTAGAATAAGTTCAGATGATAATGTAGGAGGATATGTAAGTGTTTATATTGACAATAAACTTGTCCTGATGAAATTAATGGCTCGGGAAGTATATGTTGATTTAAGTAATTTAAGCTATGGAAAACACAGCTACGAAGTACTCTATTCCGGAGACAAAAATCATCACTCAAAAGTTCAAAGCGGTGAATTCAACACAATATACTCAGGAATAGTATACCTTGAAGATTCCTATATAAATGAAGGCGAAAATGCTGAGATAACAGTAGAAATGCTTAAGGATGCAACAGGTAAAATTGAAATAACAATAGCCAATAAAACATACACCAAAGATGTCACAAACGCATCTGCAAAATTCATCATTTCTGATTTAAACGTCGGAAACTATGAAATCACAGCAAAATACCTAGGCGATGAGAAATATCCTGAATACATCATAGACACTGCAGAAGTTACAGTAACACCTGCCAGCGAGCAATACTACTCCATAAATGTTGGCAACACATATCTCAAGTATGGTGAAAACACTACCGTCAGCTTAACATTGCCTGATGATGCAACAGGTACACTTT from uncultured Methanobrevibacter sp. carries:
- a CDS encoding Ig-like domain repeat protein, whose amino-acid sequence is MKYKKVMLVTLMLLAILTVGAVSAADLTVNETQDPVGLSVDDESIIAEDNLLGDDDINEKEDINLSSNVIPENYVKDLDYDNDGVDFRIAPEFSGFVTVTANDTTIYSEYCYNTAYGIYFSSLDYGEYNWKININDDSGRYNPFTMNGTINIVPVSIKIPEHVTFGNLDYISVIYSRYARGTITVLIDDEKYFEGELYDGEDESVKHISLTGLSFDNHTCKVIYSGYKEFKPLTVSQTFDVDYSLMYYITEDEIQYGNNATLEIYLPKDAKGNVTVNVNGKQFTAKADKKYLNGNTICLDLDISNFNLGENNFTITYNGDEKYYSKTVNATVNTIAKIQYEQKMAYSDACISLRLPDDAKGRLVVKIDDEDFANVFGKNGVFNISLSNLALGDYSLEASYDGEDYEVESVSDYIKIIPKFTYPKIVGFYEGALITVEVPEGIEGTFKIYEFDPYDWEMERVTEINSTEVIGGKASLILNKFHRVSYEYDDGNFNIFNLEFKNDKYEYQQKYYPSMRYYPRDSDFNIKVPSTVKASDSLRCYVEDSFGRTYEVYIDGIYLKNVFNRIYEEDDFEDDYITIELNNLDYGKHKIEFRYIDADGYYIPINKTYYFNISYITIDIPQEIISDELIKVEFDESVTGTLTLYINGSEYASKFINGSKIDEYYFYVDDLAYGSYEFEVVYSGDATHAKVTKKATVDVTYPIEIMHLENNDQALSGLDLDLTASLPRNVNGTVSITVNGKKYSAKARDYTEFKISNIKYGLNEIILAYDGDEIYPAKTKTYTIYGYLMPILENDTLILNMPADATGNMVVRIDGAEYKTVPVTNGKATLKLNDLDVGRYYIEATYDSEDYNVNGFDDMYNAFNISLPEYIWIEEGAIIRVELPKDCNGELIINDVVEEEDEWGDYRTTYKEVNRTNITNGVGSVKLTTFDGITDEDNYDWTFNYYQIVINIDGKDAINLNYKPIVMKDNPDFELKVYTEDNILKYDVLTVDTNLDDGINYIEVYLDGEYYRRYSENMFSLYGKDLDYGSHVIEIRWPGTEYYTSKTGSASFNVTYLTVNAPSEAVIGEYYCIDGSSLRISSDDNVGGYVSVYIDNKLVLMKLMAREVYVDLSNLSYGKHSYEVLYSGDKNHHSKVQSGEFNTIYSGIVYLEDSYINEGENAEITVEMLKDATGKIEITIANKTYTKDVTNASAKFIISDLNVGNYEITAKYLGDEKYPEYIIDTAEVTVTPASEQYYSINVGNTYLKYGENTTVSLTLPDDATGTLYVYIDDLLYKKADLVNGKAVIVISGLKYGEYQLEAKYDSEDYDYDVYTEYESIYVEPVTGEYSRINTFNDKVIIPLEFADDINGDLNVYINDKPITPQKIVNGKVNVDLTGKLDLGFNIMEYKYNNDKYSIDSEAYVYLVPEVIVPQNMTIGEDKQAQFIFGDDYNGNLTVYYGLVNARESEESIVKTKVINGKANISLSELPHGLNYFGFNYVDENYDFSSYGSIYEGKQIRINVLNMQSDVTVFNTTESTKIKFDDDATGSVIVKINGNYFSAELENGEAVIDAVGDEIIISYSGDEKYEGFEDMAVNSSGAETELINPEITVNAEDINVGDIAVISIQANENFTAPVNVTVNNKEYTVNVITGEGSISIEDLSAGIYDIKVIFAGNDIFKKAQKTSKFNVNKLIPTIIIKADESIVEESDLSVEVLIEGATGNVIINDAEIALTDGKATTSISNLTLGEHTISVTYKGDEKYENATNFTKVNIYAKANPELTVKVSDVNVGDDATVNIEINKDATGKVTVDGTEISITEGKGTYTITKPAEGNHTITVKYEGDKYFTQDEKTAQYKVSKKEFPPEEDPIVPQSGNETESESPTYTINLPSDATGTFEVTIANKTYTQELKDGSASITVDDILPGDYTATIKYSGDAKYAPITKTVNTTVNLRNPELKVSVEDVTIGEDAIVNVEINKDATGKVTVDGTEITISNGKGTFTITKPAEGDHTITVKYEGDAYFTQAEKTAQYKVSQKQITPEVDPFAPSADENKTSESTPTFTINMPSDATGTLTVTIGDKTYTKELKDGSASITVDDIPAGDYTATISYSGDAKYAPITKTVNGTVKVDPVIVVKATSVQYNAGKYFQATVYGTDGKLAVNTPVTFVVDKKTFKTVNTDTNGIAKFKVTQIPKTYTVTAKALDKSASAKLTVKHIVTLKSVTVKKSAKKLVLQANLAKVNGKYLAKKKVTFKFNGKTYKKVTDKKGVAKISITKTVLNKLKVGKKITYQATYLKDTVKKTVKVKK